Proteins co-encoded in one Capsicum annuum cultivar UCD-10X-F1 unplaced genomic scaffold, UCD10Xv1.1 ctg3002, whole genome shotgun sequence genomic window:
- the LOC107879291 gene encoding uncharacterized protein LOC107879291 translates to MSFSEKHLEDLSKTIEQVSEENQNLRQHLTQLQAEYRVAQDNRDYVQENYQEKVKELKSETLLTTVLREKLYSEEMNIKQLQDDLATTVRGNDILKWEVQNALDALSYATPKLKYLELQVLKKDENINQLTNDLQECIKELGVIKAILPKVFQERDFMWEEVKSYSEMNMPLNYEINMLKRKVDTLDEDFLMKECQIIILKDLIGKPFDLLASPDSLLE, encoded by the exons ATGTCATTTTCGGAGAAACACCTTGAAGATTTGTCTAAGACAATAGAGCAAGTGTCAGAGgagaatcaaaatctaaggcaGCATCTCACTCAGTTACAAGCAGAATATCGAGTAGCTCAAGACAATAGAGATTATGTCCAGGAAAACTACCAGGAAAAGGTTAAAGAGCTTAAATCTGAGACTTTGCTGACAACTGTGCTAAGGGAGAAGCTCTATTCCGAGGAGATGAACATAAAGCAACTTCAAGATGATCTAGCCACAACTGTTAGAGGTAACGACATTCTCAAATGGGAAGTACAAAATGCGCTGGACGCTCTTTCTTATGCCACACCCAAGTTGAAATATCTCGAGCTTCAG GTGCTAAAAAAGGACGAAAATATCAACCAGCTCACTAATGATTTGCAAGAATGCATAAAGGAACTTGGTGTTATAAAGGCGATACTACCAAAAGTGTTTCAGGAGAGGGATTTTATGTGGGAAGAAGTTAAGAGCTACAGTGAGATGAACATGCCATTGAATTATGAGATCAACATGTTGAAAAGGAAGGTTGATACCCTTGACGAAGACTTTCTTATGAAAGAGTGTCAAATCATAATCTTGAAAGACTTGATAGGCAAACCTTTCGATCTTCTTGCAAGTCCTGATTCTCTGTTGGAGTGA